From the Burkholderia glumae LMG 2196 = ATCC 33617 genome, one window contains:
- the tcdA gene encoding tRNA cyclic N6-threonylcarbamoyladenosine(37) synthase TcdA, with product MARIDVVTTQADLTPGSARHFDPDRARRFGGVSRLYGPDALAAFERAHVAVIGIGGVGSWTAEALARSAIGNLTLIDLDNVAQSNTNRQIHALDGNYGKAKVDAMAERIALIDPACRVHRVEDFVEAENFDALLGGGFDYVVDAIDSVRTKVALIAWCVARGQPLVTVGGAGGQLDPTRIRIDDLALTIQDPLLSKVRAQLRKQHGFPRGPKAKFKVSAVYSDEPLIYPEAAACEVDDATAGEVSGTGGPAGLNCAGFGSSVCVTASFGFAAAAHALRALAVGAPR from the coding sequence ATGGCCCGAATCGACGTCGTCACGACGCAAGCCGATCTTACTCCTGGCTCGGCGAGACATTTTGACCCGGATCGGGCGAGGCGCTTTGGCGGCGTCTCGCGCCTGTACGGGCCCGACGCGCTGGCGGCGTTCGAGCGTGCGCACGTGGCCGTGATCGGCATCGGCGGCGTCGGCTCGTGGACGGCCGAGGCGCTCGCGCGCAGCGCGATCGGCAACCTGACCCTGATCGATCTCGACAATGTCGCGCAAAGCAATACGAACCGCCAGATCCACGCGCTCGACGGCAATTACGGCAAGGCCAAGGTGGACGCGATGGCCGAGCGGATCGCGCTGATCGATCCGGCCTGCCGCGTGCACCGCGTCGAGGATTTCGTCGAGGCCGAGAACTTCGACGCGCTGCTGGGCGGCGGCTTCGACTACGTGGTCGACGCGATCGACAGCGTGCGCACCAAGGTGGCGCTGATCGCCTGGTGCGTCGCGCGCGGCCAGCCGCTCGTGACGGTGGGCGGCGCGGGCGGCCAGCTCGACCCGACGCGGATTCGCATCGACGACCTGGCCCTGACGATCCAGGACCCGCTGCTCTCGAAAGTGCGCGCGCAGTTGCGCAAGCAGCACGGTTTCCCGCGTGGACCGAAGGCGAAGTTCAAGGTCAGCGCCGTCTATTCGGACGAGCCGCTGATCTACCCGGAGGCGGCCGCCTGCGAGGTCGACGACGCCACGGCCGGCGAGGTGTCCGGCACGGGCGGCCCGGCCGGGCTCAACTGCGCGGGCTTCGGCTCGAGCGTGTGCGTGACGGCGAGCTTCGGGTTCGCCGCCGCCGCGCACGCCCTGCGCGCGCTCGCGGTGGGCGCGCCGCGGTAG